A region of the Methanofollis sp. genome:
GCTCGGCGTGGTTGATGACGATGTAGTCCAGGGACGACATGCCGAGCTTCATCAGGTTCTTCAGGATGTCTTCCTCGAACTTCGGGTCGACAGTGTCGATGAGTGCGGTCTTCTCCGTCCCCCTGACCACGAAGGCGTTGTAACTCGTCCCCTCAGGGGTGCCGATCAGGGCGTCGAAGAGCCGCAGATCCCAGTCGACGGCACCAACCGAGTAGACATCAGGCACAATCTCCCGTACGGCCATGTCATGCCACCGGTTTGAATTTTGTCTTCGCAGCCCCGCAGACCGGGCAGATCCAGTCGTCGGCAAGGTCTGCAAATGCAATGCCCGCTTCGATCTTCTGTTTCGGTTCCCCCTTTGCCGGGTCATAGACATGACCGCAGATCATACACTGATATTTTTCCATAGTCTCTCCTCA
Encoded here:
- a CDS encoding rubredoxin, which produces MEKYQCMICGHVYDPAKGEPKQKIEAGIAFADLADDWICPVCGAAKTKFKPVA